The following nucleotide sequence is from Puniceicoccales bacterium.
TCTAAATCCTGCGTAAAATAGGTGTATTTCAAAAAATACGGAACACTAAAGCAGGCAACAATGGCTATTATAATATAGGCAAAAGAGAAATATAACAACCAATTCTTTTTATTCTCAGATCTCATAACTACTTAAGCCCCATCAACATCCATCAATTATATACACGAATATACACGACAAGGCCAGGCCAAACTAGTGCTGAAATCACATGGTCATTCCCCCGTCAACGGTAAAGACCTGGCCAGTGATATATTTCGCTGCCTCGGAACATAAAAATATCACCAGTGGCACCACATCTTCCACCGAACCCAGACGTTTCATCGGAATAAATTTTGACAGATCATCAATGGCCTTTTGGTCTAATTTAGCCGTCATGTCTGTGTTTATAAATCCTGGAGCTATTGCATTTACACATATTCCTCGAGACGCAACTTCCTTTGCGGCAGACTTTGTCAAACCGATTATGCCAGCTTTGGCCGCGGCATAGTTCGCCTGGCCAAAATTACCGATCTTACCCACCACCGATGACATATTAACTATTCTTCCCCAGCGTCTTTGGGTCATAGATCTCAGTAAATTTTTCAGCCAAAAAAAACAACTACTCAAATTGGTCCTAATCACTTCATCCCAATCTTCATAGGCCATGCGCAGAAGAATGGCATCCTTAATTATTCCGGCATTGTTCACAAGCACATCCACTGCCGGATGTCTTTCCAATAGGGCAGAACAAGCCTTTTCCACCTCTGTGGAATTTGAAACATCCACCGCCATGGCTTCGGCTGATCCACCGGAAGCAATGATTTCATCTGAAACCCTTGAACAGCTTTCTTTAGAGCGACTTACACAGACGACATGGGCACCATCCCGAGCCAATGCCCTGGCAACGCCCTCGCCTATTCCTCTACTCGCGCCGGTAACCACCGCGACGCGACCTGTAAAAGTCAACTCCACCATGGACTTATATCAATAACAACGAAACCTAACCAGTCAATATCCAATCACTTGGAACACCCAAATCTCAGGCTAATCTAAGTAAAACTACATTTTCGATATGTCTTGTCTGTGGAAACAGATCAAATGGCTGAACTTCCACAATCACATATCCTTCCTGCAGAAGCAGATGAACATCACGAGCCTGGCTATCTGGAGCACAGGAAACGTAGACTATATTTTTAGGCCTAAAGGCAGCCAACTGACTAATAAAACCACGATCACAGCCTCGACGTGGCGGATCCAAAATCACCGAAGAGTCTTTGCCAAGAAAATCGATATTTTCGAAAATTTTCTCTGCATCGCCGATGATAAAGTCCAGATTTGTGACTTCATTCTCCTCCGCATTTTTTCTGGCCAATTTTATCGCCTCTTGGTTTATTTCTATACCGACAATTTTTTCAAATTTGGCACTCCCGCAAATGCTAAACAACCCAACGCCACAGTATACATCAAGGAGATTCTTCACCTCACCGCTGGCAGCCTTTGTCAGTATAAACTCAACAAATTCTGGCAAAATATACGAATTATTCTGAAAAAATTCACCGGCTTTGAAATAAAACCTCTTGCCATCAACCTGTTCCATGACAATCTCATTATTATCTGAGGTCACCATTCCGGCCACCTCTCGCAGCAAAAGAGTTCCGCCTTTTTTGTGCTTCTTTGCCAAAATCGCTGCTTTCATCGGGCCAATGGCAGCATTAATTCCTTCGGTGGCAATGGCACAGGCATCCAAGTCGACTATGCTATGCCCACTGCTCTGTCGCAGAAATCCCAGATGGCATTTTCCATCCCTTGGCCTTTCGAAGTGTGGCGTTATTTTTGATCTATAATTGTATATTTTTGGCGATGGAATCGCAGCATTCACCACCACCTCCACAGCGGCCAATTTTTTGAATAACTCATTGACGTGCTTGGTCTTTAACTCCAATTGAG
It contains:
- a CDS encoding class I SAM-dependent RNA methyltransferase, coding for MNNSPKNFIPVPFDYHQELDLTIDNITNLGMGVGRVDGWVVMVPGVIIGEKVKVKIFRNHKNYSEADLIHVITSVGERVSPRCALFGWCGGCQYQHMNYETQLELKTKHVNELFKKLAAVEVVVNAAIPSPKIYNYRSKITPHFERPRDGKCHLGFLRQSSGHSIVDLDACAIATEGINAAIGPMKAAILAKKHKKGGTLLLREVAGMVTSDNNEIVMEQVDGKRFYFKAGEFFQNNSYILPEFVEFILTKAASGEVKNLLDVYCGVGLFSICGSAKFEKIVGIEINQEAIKLARKNAEENEVTNLDFIIGDAEKIFENIDFLGKDSSVILDPPRRGCDRGFISQLAAFRPKNIVYVSCAPDSQARDVHLLLQEGYVIVEVQPFDLFPQTRHIENVVLLRLA
- the fabG gene encoding 3-oxoacyl-[acyl-carrier-protein] reductase, translated to MVELTFTGRVAVVTGASRGIGEGVARALARDGAHVVCVSRSKESCSRVSDEIIASGGSAEAMAVDVSNSTEVEKACSALLERHPAVDVLVNNAGIIKDAILLRMAYEDWDEVIRTNLSSCFFWLKNLLRSMTQRRWGRIVNMSSVVGKIGNFGQANYAAAKAGIIGLTKSAAKEVASRGICVNAIAPGFINTDMTAKLDQKAIDDLSKFIPMKRLGSVEDVVPLVIFLCSEAAKYITGQVFTVDGGMTM